The genomic segment GTGACCCTTCCCCCCTCCACCCAGAGGAAAGCATTTACTAAGCCGGGTTTTGAAAGAGCCTTAAAGTAATTGTGATTATAAACATTGGCCTGAGTGCCCAGCCCCAGGAGGAATCAGATGGTAACTAATTAATAAAACAGAAGCCATGAAGAATGTAAAAGTCAGGCAGCTAGTTGAAGAAAAATTGCATACGCTTCTCCCTTCTGGCTTAGTGTTCTTGGAAGTTTGTTGCAGTTTTCCGGGAGATGTGTTTACTgcggtgtttttgttttttgtgtttttttctgtgctttttgaTGTAGGGAGCCAGGAAGCAAGACGGCAGCTCGGGTGGGGATGTTAATGGCTGGTGATCTGTGAAGGTTTTACCCACCTGGTGGATAGGCTTCTTTTCCTCGCTGTCTTGCCCCATCATTACTTTTCCCCTATTCATTGCCACCTTTCTCGTCTGACCCCTTGATCAGGTCAGTCATACAAGTTCTCCCCTCGGATCCTTGTGGCAGTAGTTGGAAGCTGATGAGAAGGAGGGTGAATAGACCTGGCAGGTCCTCTGAAGCATTAATAACGTGCACTTGTACATTCCCAGCATGATTAATGTGCACATGTGCCATGACTGACCTGTGGTCCTGTGACTGGTCCGGAGTGGGTGGTTTCAAAAACAGAATAATTAAGAGATTAGGAAGAATTTCTGTTGGAATTTTCTTAATTGGACTCTGAGGCCTGGTCCATTTTCTGAATCCCTTACCGTGGAATTCTTGTGGAGGTATTAAGaataccttggggcgcctgggtggttcagtcagtttggttcagtcagttgagcgtctgacttcggctcaggtcatcatgtcacagttcgtgggttcgagccccacgtcgggctctgtgctgacagcttggagcctggaacctgcttctggtTCTTTGTCTCccgctctgtctgtccctcccctgctcactctctctctctcaaaaaaataattaaacattaaaaattttttttaaaatcttagacTTTGTTATCTGGCATCCTATGAATCAGAACTCTATTAACCAAACAGAACGTTTTCAAAGCCTGTGTGTGTCGCTTGGGTTAATGATGGCACACCCCTCAGACTCCGCCTGGGTGTGGCCCACTGCGGCCTCACTCAGTTGCTCGGCCGCCGGCTCACGTCCTGATTTCAGCGGAGCACCCTGGGATTGCGTCCTCACTGATAGGCCTCTAGCACAGCCCCATCACCTCTTACCCAGACCTTGCCGGTGTTCAGGCTCTCCTTCCCTCCGGGAAAAGTTTGATCTTTTGCAAGGACCAGAGGGCGCGTGGCTGTTGGGTTGTCTGCAGAATAGAATTCACGTTCCCCTTCAGGAGCTCAGAGGTGTCTCCAAGCTGACCCCAGGCTATCTTTCCCGCCTGAATCACTATTATTAATTGCCCAACACAGCCTTTCCCGTCACCATTCTGTTCATTCATCATGCTCCCTCAGCCTGTCTCAGCCCGCCTCAGTCCTCTTGTTGTCACCCTTCAGCTCTGATGCCCACTTCGCAGTGAAGTCTTCTCTCATGAGCTCTTCAGAGTCAGTTTCTCTCCATGCCCAGCTCGGTGCTCCCACGGCACCTTGCTTACACCGACACGTGACAGCAATCTTGTTTCCTCCTTTTCACCTTGTAGTTTAGCTGCTTCCAAAAGCCTCACTCCATCGTCAGTTCCAGAATGCAGGAGTTCCGTCTCATTTAgctttgtgttgttttcattccGTAACCCAGACttgtgtttatttgcttgtttatttacttaaagaatcgcaagcaagctccacgctgccagcatggagcccgatgcgggactcacgctcacaaaccgtgagatcatgaccagagccaaaatctagagtcagatgcttaacctactgagccacccaggcaccccccagaatTTCTTAGGAGAGAAGTTTAATGAAAATGGCaatgttaaagaaagaaaagaaagtcagcGCTGACTTACACAGCGATGACTCTTACACACTGCAGAGCCCTGCATCATTTGTGCCCAAAACAATTTTACTCAACTGAGTGTATTTCACAGTGTTCAAAATCACCcgtaaattcaacaaatatttgttgaacatctgCCATGTGGTAGGTTCTGGAAAAGACATGTCAGTGGAAAAGGCATAAGGTCTCAGTTCTCATGGGACTTATGTTCTATTGTAAGGAGAGCaatagtttaaaacaaaaaagatacttTCAGGTGATAAGATGTgccaggaagaaacaacagcagtATTTAAGGTCAGGGGCTCTCCCTTAGGGCAATCAGAAAAGCATCCCTGACTGAGCAGGTGACATTCAGGCAGACCTAGTGATTGGGAAAGGTACAGCCGGGCAAAGAACAGCCCTTCCCACTAAGGTGAAATAGAAGGTGTGTGTAGCCCTCAAGTTGCAGACGGGCTTGGCATCTCAAAGGGAGTCCAGTGGGCAGCGGGAGAACGCCAGATGAAGTCAGGGAGGGAGATTGCCACCACATCACGGAGATCCAGGGAGGAAGTCTGGGTTGAAATATCAGTGACTGACCTCCACTGTGTTTAGAAACAGCCTCCGTAGCTGTCCCACCGACGGACCTCTCTCTGCATGGTGGACTGGTTAGCTTTCCTGGCGATCTCAGGTACTTAGTACGGTTGTGCAGAAGAACTCGTCAAGCATTTCCGCAACCCTGTGCTTTTGAGAGATGTGACCTTGGTACGTGGAAAGGTAATGGGACAACCAATCCCCAGACCCTTAGAGCTCCAAGCAAAGGAAGTGTGAGAAATGACATCACAGAGTGCCCGTCCTCTGTTGGGCGTTCTGCTGAGTCTTCATAAGCTCCCCTTTTCTGATGCAGCACTAGGCCAGGTGGGGTCAGTAACATTGTTGCATTTCTTTCTACTAGGTCCAGTGAGCTCCTGACTGCCACCTATGGACTCCCGCAAATCCCCGAAGGAAACGGTCCTTATTACAGGAGGAGGTGGCTATTTTGGTTTCCGGTCAGTGCATCGATAAACACGTCTGTGGAATTATTTTATTGGTAgttgctggaaaaaaaatgacagcttttGACTCTGACATGAGTACAGTGTAGACTTTTACTCATTTGAACAGTGTTAAACCAGAAATGAACTAGGTTGCCCACTGCTCAGACATTGAAATTCAGAACTACAGATATATACTACTTTAAGAAAGATTCTTTGTAAAGGCATTAAATTGGGGGCGGGTATAGATAATGCGCCcaccaaaaacattttaaaataatacttactcttttttttaatgtttatttgtttttgaaagagagagagaaagtgagcaagggagggcagagagagagagagagggagagagagagaatcccaagcaggctccacgctgtcatcacagagcccgatgctgggcttgaactcacgaaccatgagatcacaacctgagccgaaaccaggagtctgaGGCTCAagtgcctgagccacccgggtgcccccaaataaTAAGTTATTCCTTTGCAGCTCTGTTATCATGCATGAATGTCCCAAAGAATGGATGGTGGGTCCTAAAACAGAGGGGGAAAATGGAACCTGTAGTTGCTACCATCTATGTGAGAAGATAGAAGAAGCGAGGATATGTGGACCCTCAGTTTTGAATATTCGCGTGCTTACATAAGGGATTGTTGCACAATGAACATGTAAAGCGAGGGGACTCAGGATAAGCCCAGAAGACTTGGGTCAGCCCCACATTGATTGCTGAATTATCTTATGCGGTTTTCGTCAGGCATAGCTCAGTCACGATTCGATCTAACTTGCTTTTCCTCGTTTCAGCCTAGGCTGTGCTCTGAACCAGAAAGGATTCCACGTGATTCTCTTTGACATCAAAAGCCCTGCTCGTCCCTTGCCAGAGGGAGTCAAGTTTATACACGGAGACATTCGCCACCTCTGTGATGTGGAGAAAGCCTTCCAGGATGTGGACATTGCATGTGTGTTCCATACCGCCTCTTACGGCATGTCGGGGCGGGAGCAGCTGAATCGAAGCCTGATTGAAGAAGTCAACGTCGGGGGCACAGACCACATCCTCCAGGTTTGCAGGAGGAGAGGGGTGCCAAGGTTAGTTTACACTAGCACTTTCAATGTCATCTTTGGAGGTCAAGTTATCAGAAATGGAGATGAATCTCTGCCTTACCTACCTCTTCACCTCCATCCTGATCACTACTCTCGGACCAAATCTATTGCAGAAAAGAAAGTGCTGGAGGCCAATGGTGCTACCCTGGTAAGAAGTGATGGTATCTTGAGAACCTGTGCTCTGAGGCCGGCTGGCATCTACGGGCCTGGAGAACAAAGGCACCTTCCCAGGATAGTGAGCTACATTGAGAGGGGTCTCTTCAAGTTTGTGTATGGGGATCCTGGGAGCCTCGTTGAATTTGTCCACGTGGATAACTTGGTCCAGGCTCACATTCTGGCCTCAGAGGCCCTGACAGCTGCCAAGGGCCACGTGGCCTCTGGGCAGCCCTACTTCATTTCGGACGGCAGACCCGTGAACAACTTTGAGTTCCTCCGGCCTCTGGTTGAGGGCCTGGGCTACAGGTTCCCATCCATCCGCCTGCCCTTGACCCTCATCTACTGTTTTGCTTTCCTGACAGAAATGGCTCACTTCCTTTTTGGTAGGGTCTACAACTTCCAGCCCTTCCTCACCCGCACAGAAGTTTACAAAACTGGCGTCACACATTACTTTAGTCTAGAGAAGGCCAAGAAGGAGCTGGGTTACGAGGCTCAGCCATTTGACCTCCAGGAAGTAGTCGACTGGTTTAAGGCACATGGCCATGGCAGAAGTCCTGGGGGTCATGCCTCCGGGTGTCTTGTTTGGGATGGGCTGACGGTCTTCCTCTTGGTCATAGTGGTTCTCATATGGCTGCCTTCTCCTGTGGCTCGATCACTCTGAAGGAGCTAGAAACACCGATCGGATCACACTTGGTGAGATGGTTTTCAAGAAACACAGTATTAAACAatgtatctatctctatctaaATAAATCTACATCAATATCTAGATAGTTAGATACAAATGGATACCTGGTAGCAAATCTTGGCTCCTCAAATTGCTACTTAATAGATTCTTggaagggc from the Prionailurus viverrinus isolate Anna chromosome E2, UM_Priviv_1.0, whole genome shotgun sequence genome contains:
- the SDR42E1 gene encoding short-chain dehydrogenase/reductase family 42E member 1, with translation MDSRKSPKETVLITGGGGYFGFRLGCALNQKGFHVILFDIKSPARPLPEGVKFIHGDIRHLCDVEKAFQDVDIACVFHTASYGMSGREQLNRSLIEEVNVGGTDHILQVCRRRGVPRLVYTSTFNVIFGGQVIRNGDESLPYLPLHLHPDHYSRTKSIAEKKVLEANGATLVRSDGILRTCALRPAGIYGPGEQRHLPRIVSYIERGLFKFVYGDPGSLVEFVHVDNLVQAHILASEALTAAKGHVASGQPYFISDGRPVNNFEFLRPLVEGLGYRFPSIRLPLTLIYCFAFLTEMAHFLFGRVYNFQPFLTRTEVYKTGVTHYFSLEKAKKELGYEAQPFDLQEVVDWFKAHGHGRSPGGHASGCLVWDGLTVFLLVIVVLIWLPSPVARSL